From Candidatus Desulfarcum epimagneticum, a single genomic window includes:
- a CDS encoding conserved hypothetical protein (Evidence 4 : Unknown function but conserved in other organisms), translated as MRLCGKYFTQSAIEKIRSELLENPGVSRRELSLKVCRWLSWTSPNGKPKEVSCRKALSALDKKGLIRLPDSGRTYNFQKRAGWMALPVFESLRCDLSELGKITLEPVSGDYRGKKKSREWNSMMDRFHYLGSGPLCGAQIRYLVSSETHGRLGALSHSAGTLRLKDRDEWIGWSPRAHWANIDRVVCNSRFLILPSVNVKNLASRVLSLSLKRLPRDWEERYGYRPALLETFVDPQRFSGVCYRAANWTLIGKTAGRRGRYANGKKCGSPKDIYVYPLQKNFRRVLTRETERPLFAEEREEFYEKWHEEEFGAAEFYDPRLQKRLETLASDMGRRPGRPVSEACGGDMSKIKAAQRFFSHKEVEMRRVLRAHAEASAARIQKRPMALAVRNEREIQIPPGPARLSTLMAIGPDGAPLGLLDGWLDGRPETSPPQKLSGKSREKSEKKSLKNKKGKKDGGWIRTYRAASEIQSHCPDSEITLTGDIRGGIRALFREARKHPRGPKILVRSLQNDGPDRDERKIRRKTAAAPVAGHFEVEVPPGEHGARPRRARLAASRAKILLGGPGGRPMTLWAVWARETAPLPSPFRRVEWLLVSSAPVRSFEDARALLKQRVLSLQNRGWGRTLEKICPSDDPVIQDGDALKNCLAVCMVIAWRICHLKALGKKTPHIPSGLSFPKTRWRAVQARAVRVFGDFFQTCFFRTWKGRAPAAVMAARGPGEAFDFRPCPRLCRGRGRFQ; from the coding sequence ATGAGGCTGTGCGGAAAATACTTCACCCAAAGCGCCATCGAGAAAATTCGAAGCGAGCTGCTGGAAAACCCCGGCGTTTCCCGGCGCGAGCTGTCGCTTAAAGTCTGCCGTTGGCTGAGCTGGACCTCTCCCAACGGCAAGCCCAAGGAGGTGAGCTGCCGAAAGGCCCTGTCAGCGCTGGATAAAAAGGGCCTCATCCGCCTGCCCGACTCCGGCCGGACATACAACTTTCAAAAACGGGCCGGGTGGATGGCGCTGCCGGTTTTTGAGAGCCTGCGCTGCGATTTGTCCGAGCTGGGCAAAATCACTCTGGAGCCGGTGTCCGGGGATTATCGGGGCAAAAAAAAATCCCGGGAATGGAATTCCATGATGGACCGGTTTCACTACCTGGGAAGCGGCCCCCTGTGCGGGGCCCAGATCCGCTACCTGGTCTCCAGCGAGACACACGGACGGCTGGGCGCGTTGAGCCACAGCGCCGGGACCCTGCGATTGAAAGACCGGGATGAGTGGATCGGATGGAGTCCCCGGGCCCATTGGGCCAATATCGACCGGGTGGTGTGCAACAGCCGTTTTTTGATCCTGCCCTCCGTAAACGTCAAAAACCTGGCCTCCCGGGTCCTTTCCCTTTCCCTCAAACGGCTTCCCCGGGACTGGGAGGAGCGATACGGATACCGGCCCGCGCTTCTCGAAACCTTTGTGGATCCCCAAAGATTCAGCGGGGTCTGCTACCGGGCGGCCAACTGGACCCTCATCGGCAAAACGGCGGGGCGGCGAGGCCGATACGCCAATGGAAAAAAATGCGGGTCTCCAAAAGATATCTACGTCTATCCCCTTCAGAAAAATTTCAGGCGCGTTTTGACCCGGGAAACCGAAAGGCCCCTGTTCGCGGAAGAACGGGAAGAATTTTATGAAAAATGGCATGAGGAGGAGTTCGGCGCCGCCGAGTTCTACGACCCCCGGCTCCAGAAAAGACTCGAAACCCTGGCATCGGACATGGGACGGCGGCCCGGGCGGCCCGTAAGCGAGGCCTGCGGCGGGGACATGTCCAAAATCAAGGCGGCCCAGCGGTTTTTCTCACACAAAGAGGTGGAGATGAGGCGCGTTTTAAGGGCCCACGCCGAGGCGTCGGCGGCCCGGATTCAAAAGCGCCCCATGGCCCTGGCGGTCCGAAATGAAAGGGAGATCCAGATTCCCCCGGGTCCGGCCCGTCTTTCCACCCTCATGGCCATCGGGCCTGACGGCGCCCCCCTGGGCCTTTTGGATGGTTGGCTGGATGGCCGTCCGGAGACATCGCCCCCCCAAAAATTAAGTGGAAAATCAAGGGAAAAATCGGAAAAAAAATCCCTTAAAAATAAAAAAGGGAAAAAGGACGGCGGATGGATCCGAACCTATCGGGCCGCCTCGGAAATTCAGTCCCACTGTCCCGACTCCGAAATCACGCTGACCGGCGATATCCGGGGGGGAATCCGGGCGCTTTTCAGGGAGGCCCGGAAACACCCCCGGGGACCCAAAATCCTGGTCCGGTCGCTTCAAAACGACGGCCCGGATCGCGATGAGAGAAAAATACGGCGAAAGACCGCCGCCGCGCCGGTGGCGGGCCACTTCGAAGTGGAGGTCCCTCCCGGCGAACACGGCGCCCGCCCCCGGCGGGCCAGGCTCGCGGCGAGTCGGGCCAAAATCCTCCTGGGAGGTCCCGGGGGCCGGCCCATGACCCTGTGGGCGGTTTGGGCCCGGGAGACGGCGCCCCTTCCGTCTCCCTTTCGCCGCGTGGAATGGCTCCTGGTCTCCAGCGCTCCCGTTCGATCCTTTGAAGACGCCCGGGCGCTTTTAAAACAGCGGGTCTTAAGCCTTCAAAACAGGGGATGGGGCCGGACCCTGGAGAAAATATGCCCGTCGGATGATCCCGTGATCCAGGATGGGGACGCGCTTAAAAACTGTCTGGCCGTCTGTATGGTCATCGCCTGGCGCATATGCCATTTGAAAGCCCTTGGAAAAAAAACGCCCCATATTCCCAGTGGCCTTTCTTTCCCGAAAACCCGCTGGAGGGCCGTCCAGGCCCGGGCCGTTCGGGTTTTTGGAGATTTCTTTCAAACCTGTTTTTTTCGGACCTGGAAGGGAAGGGCGCCCGCCGCCGTCATGGCGGCCCGGGGCCCCGGGGAGGCGTTTGATTTCCGCCCCTGTCCCCGGCTTTGCCGGGGCCGGGGCCGGTTCCAGTGA
- a CDS encoding Antitoxin — MREISANEFRKRLKSWVDETISERRVLKVNRRNGQNFMVIGEDDWRAIEETIYLNGIPGLVESIHEADREPLEHGIHLEDLEW, encoded by the coding sequence GTGCGTGAAATATCGGCAAATGAATTCAGAAAAAGACTGAAATCCTGGGTGGATGAAACCATCTCCGAGCGCCGGGTTCTGAAAGTCAACCGAAGAAACGGTCAGAACTTTATGGTCATTGGGGAAGACGACTGGCGCGCCATAGAAGAAACCATCTACTTAAACGGAATCCCCGGTCTCGTTGAGAGCATTCATGAAGCCGACCGGGAGCCCCTTGAGCATGGAATCCACCTTGAGGACCTGGAGTGGTGA
- a CDS encoding Toxin-antitoxin system, toxin component, Txe/YoeB family: MVKWRIVLSRAAAKDGKKLRDAGLQFRAETLLKILKDNPFQTPPSYEKLVGNLKGFYSRRINIKHRLVYSVDQKQRVVHILRMWTHYE; encoded by the coding sequence GTGGTGAAATGGCGAATCGTCTTATCAAGGGCGGCGGCAAAGGATGGAAAAAAATTGCGGGACGCCGGCCTCCAATTCCGCGCTGAAACCCTTTTAAAAATTTTAAAAGACAACCCCTTTCAGACGCCCCCTTCATATGAAAAACTCGTGGGAAATCTCAAAGGCTTCTATTCCCGAAGGATCAACATTAAGCATCGCCTGGTTTATTCAGTGGATCAAAAACAGCGCGTCGTTCATATATTACGCATGTGGACGCATTACGAATGA
- a CDS encoding Protein HflK gives MSWDWDKLQDQKNRQSTGGDIPPQINEIVDKVKKIKFPGGPLIILVIIALFFASSTFFTIKVDEVGVVQRFGKYARTAQPGLNFKLPSGIEKVTKVRVEHVYKEEFGFRSVRSSRSGRSSEQEDSGVSLMLTGDLNVGVVPWIVQYRIKDAYNYLFKVKDVRRLLRDMSEASMRQVIGDRSINEVISKRDEIADEAENVLQTKMNESEAGIQIVTIEMKKTNVPGPVQPSFNEVNQAVQEKEKVIYQAKEDYNKAIPQARGEAERTIKAAEGYYLDRVNRAKGDSSRFVSLYEEYEKAKDITRRRMYLEAFADVYQKLGNKYIIDSNQKNFLPLLNMEKGKGAVK, from the coding sequence ATGAGCTGGGATTGGGACAAACTTCAGGATCAGAAAAACAGGCAGTCCACAGGGGGCGACATTCCCCCCCAGATCAACGAAATTGTGGACAAGGTGAAAAAAATCAAATTTCCGGGCGGGCCTCTGATCATTCTGGTCATCATCGCCCTTTTTTTCGCGTCCTCGACCTTCTTCACCATCAAGGTGGACGAGGTCGGGGTGGTGCAGCGTTTCGGCAAATACGCCCGAACCGCCCAGCCGGGTCTCAATTTCAAGCTGCCCTCGGGCATTGAAAAGGTCACCAAGGTGCGGGTGGAGCATGTGTACAAGGAGGAGTTCGGATTTCGCTCCGTCCGCTCGTCGCGCTCGGGCCGCTCCTCCGAGCAGGAGGACTCCGGCGTGTCTCTGATGCTCACCGGGGATCTGAACGTGGGGGTGGTGCCCTGGATCGTCCAGTACCGCATTAAGGACGCGTACAACTACCTGTTCAAGGTCAAAGACGTCCGGCGCCTCCTCCGGGACATGTCTGAGGCCAGCATGAGGCAGGTCATCGGGGACCGGAGCATCAACGAGGTGATCTCCAAGCGGGACGAGATCGCCGATGAGGCGGAGAATGTCCTGCAGACGAAGATGAACGAGTCCGAGGCCGGGATCCAGATTGTGACCATCGAAATGAAGAAAACCAACGTGCCGGGGCCGGTTCAGCCCTCGTTCAACGAGGTGAACCAGGCGGTCCAGGAAAAAGAGAAGGTCATCTACCAGGCCAAGGAAGACTACAACAAGGCCATCCCCCAGGCCCGGGGAGAGGCCGAGCGCACCATCAAGGCCGCCGAAGGGTACTACCTGGACCGGGTCAACCGGGCCAAGGGCGATTCGTCGAGATTTGTCTCTCTTTACGAAGAATACGAAAAAGCCAAAGACATCACCAGGCGACGCATGTACCTTGAGGCTTTCGCGGATGTTTACCAGAAACTCGGGAACAAGTACATTATCGATTCGAATCAGAAAAACTTCCTTCCCCTTTTAAACATGGAAAAAGGAAAAGGCGCTGTAAAATGA
- a CDS encoding Protein HflC has product MKIKAAFIVVLIAAVVVVFSSAYVIDETEQVVITQFGKYIGKPKTRPGLYFKWPFVWEANYFPKNLLHWDGDPGQIPTKEKTYIWVNAFARWKIVDPIKFFQTINNVNSALGRLDDIIDPAVRNFITSYRLIETVRNTNREMDITEIGLDENVDRKKSAPYKITTGRDKITLGILEQALPKVARFGIELVDVKIKRINYVEAVRKSVYGRMIAERRQIAEKYRSEGQGEARKILGDKERDLKEITSMAYKTAQEVKGKADAEAVKLYADAYSRDADFYSFTKTLETYREALDEKSALILSTDSEFLKYFKGYKK; this is encoded by the coding sequence ATGAAAATCAAAGCCGCATTTATTGTTGTCTTAATCGCCGCCGTGGTGGTCGTCTTCTCTTCGGCCTATGTCATTGACGAGACGGAGCAGGTGGTCATCACCCAGTTCGGGAAATACATTGGAAAACCCAAGACCAGGCCGGGTCTTTATTTCAAATGGCCCTTTGTCTGGGAAGCCAACTATTTCCCCAAAAATCTTCTGCACTGGGACGGGGACCCCGGCCAGATTCCCACCAAGGAAAAGACCTATATATGGGTCAACGCTTTCGCGCGGTGGAAAATCGTGGATCCCATTAAATTTTTCCAGACCATCAACAATGTCAACAGCGCCCTGGGGCGTCTGGACGACATCATCGACCCCGCCGTGCGAAACTTCATCACCTCATACCGGCTCATTGAAACGGTCCGCAACACCAACCGGGAGATGGATATCACGGAAATCGGGCTGGATGAGAACGTGGACAGGAAAAAAAGCGCGCCCTACAAGATCACCACGGGCCGGGACAAAATCACCCTGGGCATTCTGGAGCAGGCCCTGCCCAAAGTGGCGCGATTCGGCATTGAGCTGGTGGATGTCAAAATCAAGCGGATCAACTATGTGGAGGCGGTCCGAAAATCCGTTTACGGCCGGATGATCGCCGAGCGAAGGCAGATCGCGGAAAAGTATCGCTCTGAAGGACAGGGGGAAGCCCGAAAAATCCTGGGCGACAAGGAACGGGATTTAAAGGAGATCACATCCATGGCCTATAAGACCGCCCAGGAGGTCAAGGGAAAGGCCGATGCCGAGGCCGTCAAGCTCTACGCCGACGCGTACAGCCGGGACGCGGATTTTTATTCCTTCACCAAGACCCTGGAAACCTACCGCGAGGCGCTGGATGAGAAAAGCGCGCTGATTCTGTCCACGGATTCGGAGTTTTTGAAGTACTTCAAGGGATACAAAAAATGA
- the pgsA gene encoding CDP-diacylglycerol--glycerol-3-phosphate 3-phosphatidyltransferase, with the protein MISKEKVKTIAGHPNFLTLFRIAACPAIVVLLLFPNRFFTLVATLLFSLAAITDFLDGFVARRRGLVSHFGKLMDPLADKLLISCSFIMISSHGWIPAWVVCVIVGRELAVTGLRNFISGSSMEADVSASKLGKYKTGFQIAAIIPLLIHFPYFGINFNAIGMALLWAALGMTIWSGVAYFIQFRGLLFEK; encoded by the coding sequence ATGATTTCAAAAGAAAAAGTAAAAACAATAGCCGGCCATCCCAATTTTCTGACTCTGTTTCGGATCGCGGCCTGCCCGGCCATTGTGGTTCTTCTCCTGTTTCCCAACCGGTTTTTCACCCTGGTGGCCACGCTTTTATTCAGCCTGGCGGCCATCACCGATTTTTTGGACGGGTTTGTCGCAAGACGCCGGGGACTGGTTTCCCATTTCGGAAAGCTGATGGATCCCCTGGCGGACAAGCTCTTGATATCATGTTCTTTTATCATGATCTCCTCCCATGGATGGATCCCGGCCTGGGTGGTTTGCGTCATTGTGGGAAGGGAGCTTGCGGTCACCGGGCTGCGCAATTTCATCTCCGGAAGCAGCATGGAGGCGGATGTCTCGGCCTCAAAACTGGGAAAGTATAAAACAGGGTTCCAGATCGCCGCCATTATCCCGCTTTTGATTCATTTCCCTTATTTCGGGATCAACTTCAACGCCATCGGGATGGCGCTGCTGTGGGCCGCCCTGGGCATGACCATCTGGTCGGGCGTCGCCTACTTTATCCAGTTCAGGGGCCTTTTGTTTGAAAAGTAG
- the tal gene encoding putative transaldolase (Evidence 3 : Putative function from multiple computational evidences), which translates to MKFFIDTANIDEIREAHSMGMVDGVTTNPSLIAREGRKFEEIIADICRIVDGPISAEVISLEADGMVKEARDLAAIHENIVIKIPMTTDGLKATRELFDLGIRTNVTLVFSPLQALMAAKAGASYVSPFVGRLDDLSQEGLLLVEQIVGIYDNYAFDTEVIVASVRNPMHVLDSALIGADIATIPFSVLSKLAAHPLTDKGIESFLKDWESMGGKE; encoded by the coding sequence ATGAAATTTTTTATCGACACGGCCAATATTGATGAAATCAGAGAAGCCCACAGCATGGGCATGGTGGACGGCGTGACCACCAATCCCAGCCTGATCGCCAGGGAAGGAAGGAAGTTTGAGGAGATCATCGCGGACATATGCCGAATCGTGGACGGCCCCATCAGCGCCGAGGTGATCAGCCTGGAGGCCGACGGCATGGTCAAAGAGGCCCGGGACCTCGCGGCGATCCACGAAAACATCGTGATCAAGATTCCCATGACCACCGACGGGTTAAAGGCGACCCGGGAGCTGTTTGACTTAGGGATCAGAACCAATGTCACCCTGGTTTTCTCGCCCCTCCAGGCATTGATGGCGGCCAAGGCCGGCGCGAGCTATGTCAGCCCCTTTGTGGGCCGTCTGGACGATCTTTCCCAGGAGGGCCTGCTTCTGGTGGAGCAGATTGTGGGAATATACGACAACTACGCCTTCGACACCGAAGTGATTGTGGCCAGCGTCCGAAATCCCATGCACGTCCTGGATTCCGCGCTCATCGGGGCGGACATCGCCACCATTCCATTCAGCGTTCTCTCCAAACTGGCGGCCCATCCCCTGACGGACAAGGGGATTGAGTCGTTTCTGAAAGACTGGGAGAGCATGGGGGGGAAAGAATAA
- a CDS encoding conserved hypothetical protein (Evidence 4 : Unknown function but conserved in other organisms): MLIRFIILFALFYLGRRLFKSWSASRSRKVQRNGSVGEIDDVMIQDPQCGVYFPKKDGIKWKTGGETLFFCGPECRDRYVESRRGAPK; encoded by the coding sequence ATGCTGATTCGTTTCATCATTCTTTTCGCTCTTTTTTACCTGGGACGCCGCCTCTTCAAATCCTGGTCGGCCTCCCGGTCCCGGAAAGTCCAAAGGAACGGGTCCGTCGGCGAAATCGACGATGTCATGATTCAGGACCCCCAGTGCGGGGTGTATTTCCCCAAAAAAGACGGGATAAAATGGAAGACCGGCGGTGAAACGCTGTTTTTCTGCGGCCCCGAATGCCGGGACCGCTATGTGGAATCCAGGCGCGGAGCCCCAAAATGA
- the folK gene encoding 2-amino-4-hydroxy-6-hydroxymethyldihydropteridinepyrophosphokinase: MKKSHTAYICAGSNIGKRLENCRNGIGAIADSGKSVVTELSRFYQTEPVDYIDQDWFVNAAARIETILEPFDLLAELKSIEKKAGRDGSGPRFGPRVLDMDIVLFDDLVLKSPGLEIPHPRMHKRRFVLKPICDIGKDVIHPIFKRDMGSLLDTLDERSQGVFLC; this comes from the coding sequence ATGAAAAAAAGCCATACCGCCTATATCTGCGCAGGCTCTAACATCGGGAAGAGACTGGAGAACTGCCGAAATGGCATAGGCGCCATCGCCGATTCCGGGAAGTCCGTCGTGACGGAGCTTTCCCGTTTTTATCAAACCGAGCCGGTGGACTATATCGACCAGGACTGGTTTGTCAACGCCGCCGCCAGAATCGAGACGATTCTGGAGCCCTTTGATCTTCTGGCGGAGCTGAAATCCATTGAAAAAAAGGCCGGGCGGGATGGGAGCGGCCCCCGCTTCGGCCCCCGGGTTTTGGATATGGACATTGTGTTATTTGACGATCTGGTCCTGAAATCCCCGGGCCTTGAGATTCCCCATCCCCGGATGCATAAAAGGCGCTTTGTGTTAAAGCCGATTTGTGATATAGGAAAAGACGTCATTCATCCGATTTTTAAGCGGGACATGGGATCGTTGCTGGACACGCTGGATGAGCGCTCCCAGGGGGTTTTTCTATGCTGA
- a CDS encoding conserved hypothetical protein (Evidence 4 : Unknown function but conserved in other organisms), translating into MFPFSFEWVWDMSHFVFMGGLWYALSILGLGLGYCFYKATVDTLQDDDGGHH; encoded by the coding sequence ATGTTTCCATTTTCGTTTGAATGGGTATGGGATATGTCGCATTTCGTTTTCATGGGAGGCCTGTGGTACGCGCTTTCCATTCTCGGACTGGGCCTCGGCTATTGTTTTTATAAGGCGACGGTCGACACGCTCCAGGACGACGACGGCGGCCATCATTAA
- the qrcD gene encoding Menaquinone reductase, integral membrane subunit has product MDSALIPKGVKRCSTGQFTLWIGAVGLVLLWGVFAMGLIWIKGLNQTNMNDYYGFALWIWADLAVIALGGGAFFTGLLRYIFGKDELKNIINYAVLIGFICYSSALLILAIDIGQPLRGWFIFWHANVHSMLTEVAFCLSCYFIVLTIEYVPLILENRKIDKVPFYHNLGHNMHEIMAVFAATGAFLSFFHQGSLGGVAGVLFGRPFAFREGLFIWPWTFLLFTWSAAACGPCFTIMVTKITEKVTRKKLVKDSVVELLAKISGWMLLTYIVAKSVDTLYWANVTLPRMGQTLMDFYSGNPLYGIWILILEIVIGGFIPALILITEKGRSNKFLLNLAIVLAVIGVSVNRWVMVLQVMAVPVLPFDSWALYLPSWQEVATTILPVAYGIILISISYRYLPVFPQERELNPAD; this is encoded by the coding sequence ATGGATTCTGCATTAATACCAAAAGGCGTGAAGCGCTGCTCCACAGGGCAGTTCACATTATGGATCGGCGCTGTGGGTCTTGTGCTTTTGTGGGGCGTTTTTGCCATGGGCCTCATCTGGATTAAAGGGCTGAACCAGACCAATATGAATGATTACTACGGATTTGCCCTGTGGATATGGGCGGATCTGGCGGTCATCGCCCTGGGGGGAGGCGCGTTTTTCACCGGACTGCTTCGATACATCTTCGGAAAGGACGAGTTGAAAAACATCATTAACTACGCGGTGCTGATCGGTTTTATATGCTACAGCTCGGCGCTTCTGATCCTGGCCATTGACATCGGCCAGCCCCTGAGAGGCTGGTTTATTTTCTGGCATGCCAATGTGCATTCCATGCTCACGGAAGTGGCGTTTTGCCTGTCGTGTTACTTCATCGTTCTCACCATTGAGTATGTGCCCCTGATCCTGGAAAACCGAAAAATCGACAAGGTCCCTTTCTATCACAACCTGGGCCACAACATGCATGAAATCATGGCCGTATTCGCGGCCACCGGGGCTTTTTTGTCATTTTTCCACCAGGGCTCGCTGGGAGGGGTGGCCGGCGTCCTTTTCGGGCGTCCCTTCGCCTTCCGCGAGGGCCTTTTTATATGGCCCTGGACATTTCTGCTCTTCACCTGGTCGGCCGCCGCGTGCGGACCGTGTTTTACCATCATGGTCACCAAAATAACGGAAAAGGTCACCCGGAAAAAACTGGTGAAAGACAGTGTGGTGGAGCTTCTGGCCAAGATATCCGGATGGATGCTTTTGACCTACATCGTGGCCAAGAGTGTGGACACCCTGTACTGGGCCAATGTGACGCTCCCCCGCATGGGTCAGACGCTGATGGATTTTTACTCCGGAAACCCGCTTTACGGCATATGGATCCTGATTCTGGAGATCGTCATCGGCGGCTTCATCCCGGCTTTGATCCTCATCACGGAAAAAGGGCGCTCCAATAAATTCCTGCTGAATCTCGCCATTGTTCTGGCGGTCATCGGCGTGAGCGTCAACCGCTGGGTCATGGTGCTTCAGGTCATGGCGGTTCCGGTTCTGCCTTTTGACAGTTGGGCCCTGTATTTGCCCAGTTGGCAGGAAGTGGCCACCACCATATTGCCGGTGGCGTACGGAATCATCCTGATTTCCATCTCATACCGTTATTTGCCGGTGTTTCCCCAGGAGCGGGAGCTGAACCCGGCGGACTGA
- the qrcC gene encoding Menaquinone reductase, iron-sulfur cluster-binding subunit, with protein MKRRNHQNAKKYGMVVDLDKCVGCGSCMVACMSENNVPFKADESDKLLSITWMRVFKLTNGKPFPNEEICYLPRPCMHCEGDHGHSPCVSVCPATATDYSTQTGIVSQIYTRCFGCRYCMASCPYHARYFNWWDPVWPEGMEKYLSPDVSPRMRGVVEKCSFCFHRYQSAMNKAYYEDRDDIEEEEYQTACAQACPAGAITFGDLNNPDHQVHQLAKPDLKHGGRPKNPHVFRLLERLGTNPKVYYLSSREWVRRAGDNYLKDEKKSAH; from the coding sequence ATGAAACGACGTAATCATCAGAATGCCAAAAAATATGGGATGGTTGTAGATCTGGACAAGTGCGTGGGATGCGGTTCGTGCATGGTGGCGTGCATGTCTGAAAACAATGTGCCGTTCAAGGCGGATGAGTCCGACAAGCTGCTGAGCATCACCTGGATGAGGGTGTTCAAACTGACCAACGGCAAACCGTTTCCCAATGAGGAGATATGCTATTTGCCGAGGCCCTGCATGCATTGCGAGGGAGATCACGGCCATTCGCCCTGCGTCTCCGTATGCCCCGCCACCGCCACCGATTACAGTACTCAGACGGGAATCGTGAGCCAGATTTACACCCGGTGCTTTGGATGCCGGTACTGCATGGCCTCCTGTCCGTATCATGCCCGGTATTTCAACTGGTGGGATCCCGTGTGGCCGGAGGGGATGGAAAAATATCTAAGCCCCGACGTTTCCCCGAGGATGCGGGGAGTGGTGGAAAAATGCAGCTTCTGCTTCCATCGGTATCAATCGGCCATGAACAAGGCCTATTATGAGGACAGGGATGACATCGAGGAAGAGGAATACCAGACCGCGTGCGCCCAGGCCTGCCCGGCCGGGGCCATCACATTCGGAGACCTCAACAACCCGGACCACCAGGTCCATCAACTGGCAAAGCCGGATCTCAAGCATGGGGGCCGACCCAAAAATCCCCATGTCTTCAGGCTTCTGGAACGCCTGGGAACCAATCCCAAGGTTTATTATCTTTCATCCCGGGAGTGGGTCCGGAGAGCGGGGGACAATTACCTGAAAGACGAAAAAAAATCGGCTCATTAG